The following coding sequences are from one Paenibacillus tundrae window:
- a CDS encoding ABC transporter substrate-binding protein, which translates to MKKMTKFTLLMLIAFSVMLAGCGNGDKSGSPINTDPQGSGEAATGDKTIKIFQFKVEIAEALNRLKAEYESAHPGIKLDIQTVGGGSDYGAALKAKFAAGEQPDIFNVGGYRELDTWLEYLEDLSDESWAKDTLEVAKEPMMKDGKLYGQPLALEGYGFIYNKDLFAQAGITEIPTTLEQLDQAAQKLQAAGITPFSNGYQEWWVLGNHNVNVAFANQTDPVKFIAGLNEGTEKIPGNQVFADWINLLDLTLKYSNKNPLTTDYNTQVTLFATGEAAMMQQGNWTQVQIDGIDPDLNLGILPMPITNEPNDKLFVGVPNYWVVNKNSQVKDEAKQFLEWLVTSDVGKQYMTKEFKFIPAFSTIEASEEDLGDLATDIMKYSQENKTLSWNFNRFPEGVPQEYGSTIQAYVAGKSDKDGLLDALQQNWDSLKK; encoded by the coding sequence ATGAAAAAAATGACGAAGTTTACGCTGCTCATGCTCATTGCGTTTTCCGTTATGCTTGCAGGCTGCGGTAATGGCGACAAAAGTGGTAGTCCTATTAACACGGATCCGCAAGGCAGCGGAGAAGCCGCCACAGGCGATAAAACAATTAAAATCTTTCAATTCAAAGTGGAAATTGCGGAAGCGCTTAACCGACTCAAAGCTGAGTATGAATCAGCCCATCCTGGCATCAAATTGGATATTCAAACCGTGGGCGGTGGTAGTGACTACGGTGCAGCATTGAAAGCGAAGTTCGCCGCAGGTGAGCAGCCGGATATTTTCAACGTAGGTGGATATCGTGAGCTAGATACATGGCTGGAATACTTGGAAGATCTGTCTGACGAGTCTTGGGCGAAGGATACGCTGGAAGTAGCGAAGGAGCCTATGATGAAAGACGGCAAGCTCTATGGGCAGCCACTGGCATTAGAAGGGTATGGCTTCATCTACAACAAGGATCTGTTTGCCCAAGCAGGCATTACAGAAATTCCAACGACACTGGAGCAATTGGATCAAGCTGCACAGAAGCTACAAGCGGCAGGAATTACCCCTTTTTCTAACGGATATCAAGAATGGTGGGTACTCGGTAATCATAATGTGAACGTAGCATTTGCCAACCAAACGGATCCAGTAAAATTCATTGCAGGTCTTAATGAAGGAACAGAGAAAATTCCGGGCAACCAAGTATTTGCAGATTGGATCAACTTGCTCGATTTAACGCTGAAGTATAGTAACAAAAACCCGTTGACCACGGATTACAATACGCAAGTAACTCTATTTGCTACCGGTGAAGCTGCGATGATGCAACAAGGGAACTGGACGCAAGTACAGATTGACGGAATTGATCCTGATCTGAATCTGGGTATCTTGCCGATGCCAATTACGAACGAACCGAATGATAAATTGTTTGTAGGTGTGCCGAACTACTGGGTCGTGAACAAGAATTCGCAAGTAAAAGACGAAGCTAAACAATTTCTGGAGTGGCTCGTAACCTCTGATGTGGGTAAACAGTACATGACCAAAGAGTTCAAATTCATCCCAGCATTCAGTACGATTGAAGCATCTGAAGAGGATCTGGGCGATTTGGCTACAGACATTATGAAATACAGCCAGGAGAACAAAACATTAAGCTGGAACTTCAACCGTTTCCCTGAAGGTGTTCCGCAAGAATATGGTAGCACGATTCAAGCCTATGTAGCAGGCAAATCAGATAAAGACGGCTTGCTTGATGCCTTGCAGCAAAACTGGGATAGTCTGAAAAAGTAA
- a CDS encoding TetR/AcrR family transcriptional regulator → MNRTKAVEVAAELFLRQGYSYVSMDEVVRTSGVSKSNIYYHFKNKEELLQAVVQHWITQYESQLYLLLSQHERGVEERIYSFISMLSAGIEARNYEGSCPFITLYMQTPASAPEVKESISRFFREMQPMVEKLLQQGLDRGEFRKGIEPHSASSLFIAALEGSLVLAETARDTSVIEQSVRTFCQMLR, encoded by the coding sequence TTGAATCGAACAAAAGCGGTGGAAGTTGCCGCAGAGCTGTTTTTGCGCCAAGGCTATAGCTATGTCAGCATGGATGAGGTTGTACGAACAAGCGGAGTATCGAAATCTAACATCTATTATCATTTCAAAAACAAGGAGGAACTGCTGCAAGCGGTTGTACAGCACTGGATCACACAGTATGAGTCGCAGCTATATCTGCTGCTCAGCCAGCACGAGCGAGGAGTCGAGGAACGAATCTATTCGTTTATCTCCATGTTGTCTGCAGGCATTGAAGCACGCAATTATGAGGGGAGCTGCCCTTTTATTACCCTGTACATGCAGACACCAGCGAGTGCGCCGGAGGTAAAAGAAAGCATATCCCGCTTCTTCCGTGAGATGCAGCCGATGGTCGAAAAGCTGCTGCAGCAAGGGCTTGATCGCGGTGAATTCCGAAAGGGAATTGAACCTCATTCTGCGTCCTCACTATTTATTGCAGCACTAGAGGGTTCGTTAGTTCTTGCAGAGACTGCCCGAGATACGTCGGTGATCGAGCAATCCGTGCGTACATTTTGTCAGATGCTTCGTTAA